From a region of the Phragmites australis chromosome 21, lpPhrAust1.1, whole genome shotgun sequence genome:
- the LOC133903466 gene encoding putative glucuronosyltransferase PGSIP7 isoform X1: MGPPRVAERRFAAFMAVLLLASAAAAEEGEQRGLQGRARHRHAYAAMMYMGTPRDYEFYVAVRVMMRSLARVGADADRVLIASADVPRDWVRAMREEDGMRVVIVENLKNPYENNLGGINRRFKLTLNKLYAWSLVDYERVVMIDSDNIFLQNTDELFQCGQFCAVFINPCYFHTGLFVLQPSMDVFKGMLHDLEIGRDNSDGADQGFLVGCYPDLLDKPMFHPPENGTKLNGTYRLPLGYQMDASYYYLKLHWHVPCGPNSVITFPSAPWFKPWYWWSWPILPLGLSWHKQRWDDLGYAAEMPVILMEVLMYIVIIALTRLAKPGMTKLCYNRRPEKQSALVQWLIKLTAIVAMVAAYAIPFFVVPRTVHPIMGWSIYLFGALALSVVVINVFLLPALAVLTTWLAIVTMLFVMAFPWYNDGVVRALAVFGYAFCSAPFLWASVVRMMDSLQTTLERDPFFPRLGEPSQDTEFSKLY, from the exons ATGGGGCCGCCGCGGGTTGCCGAGCGGCGGTTTGCGGCGTTCATGGCGGTGCTGCTGCTCGCGTcggccgcggcggccgaggAGGGGGAGCAGAGGGGCCTGCAGGGGCGGGCGCGGCACCGGCACGCGTACGCGGCGATGATGTACATGGGCACGCCGAGGGACTACGAGTTCTACGTGGCCGTGCGCGTCATGATGCGCTCCCTGGCCCGGGTCGGCGCCGACGCCGACCGCGTCCTCATCGCCTCCGCCGACGTGCCCCGCGACTGGGTCCGCGCAAT GAGGGAGGAGGATGGCATGAGGGTGGTGATAGTGGAGAACCTGAAGAATCCTTATGAGAACAACCTTGGAGGGATCAACAGGAGGTTCAAGCTGACGCTGAACAAGCTCTATGCGTGGAGCCTGGTCGATTATGAGCGTGTCGTCATGATTGATTCCGACAACATCTTCCTCCAGAACACCGACGAGCTCTTCCAGTGTGGACAGTTCTGCGCTGTTTTCATCAACCCATGCTATTTCCACACTGGTCTTTTCGTGCTCCAG CCTTCTATGGATGTATTCAAGGGCATGCTTCATGACCTCGAAATTGGTCGTGACAACTCTGATGGTGCTGACCAAGGATTTCTGGTCGGCTGCTACCCAGACTTGCTTGATAAACCAATGTTTCACCCACCTGAGAATGGCACAAAGCTCAACGGGACTTATCGCCTTCCTCTCGGCTATCAAATGGATGCATCCTACTACT ATCTCAAGCTACATTGGCATGTCCCCTGCGGGCCAAACAGTGTGATCACATTCCCCAGTGCCCCTTGGTTTAAACCTTGGTACTGGTGGTCCTGGCCAATCTTGCCATTGGGTCTTTCCTGGCACAAGCAGCGCTGGGACGATCTTGG GTATGCCGCCGAAATGCCAGTGATCCTGATGGAGGTATTAATGTACATAGTGATAATAGCCCTCACCAGATTAGCAAAACCAGGGATGACAAAACTGTGCTATAACCGGCGGCCTGAGAAGCAAAGTGCCCTGGTTCAGTGGCTGATCAAGTTGACTGCGATCGTGGCTATGGTGGCTGCATATGCCATCCCATTCTTTGTAGTCCCACGCACAGTTCACCCGATCATGGGCTGGTCTATCTACCTCTTTGGTGCACTCGCCTTGTCAGTGGTAGTGATCAATGTTTTCCTGCTCCCGGCGCTTGCTGTGCTCACGACCTGGCTCGCAATTGTCACCATGCTCTTTGTTATGGCATTCCCATGGTATAATGATGGTGTTGTGAGGGCTTTGGCAGTCTTTGGATATGCGTTCTGCTCTGCGCCATTCTTGTG
- the LOC133903466 gene encoding putative glucuronosyltransferase PGSIP7 isoform X2 — translation MRVVIVENLKNPYENNLGGINRRFKLTLNKLYAWSLVDYERVVMIDSDNIFLQNTDELFQCGQFCAVFINPCYFHTGLFVLQPSMDVFKGMLHDLEIGRDNSDGADQGFLVGCYPDLLDKPMFHPPENGTKLNGTYRLPLGYQMDASYYYLKLHWHVPCGPNSVITFPSAPWFKPWYWWSWPILPLGLSWHKQRWDDLGYAAEMPVILMEVLMYIVIIALTRLAKPGMTKLCYNRRPEKQSALVQWLIKLTAIVAMVAAYAIPFFVVPRTVHPIMGWSIYLFGALALSVVVINVFLLPALAVLTTWLAIVTMLFVMAFPWYNDGVVRALAVFGYAFCSAPFLWASVVRMMDSLQTTLERDPFFPRLGEPSQDTEFSKLY, via the exons ATGAGGGTGGTGATAGTGGAGAACCTGAAGAATCCTTATGAGAACAACCTTGGAGGGATCAACAGGAGGTTCAAGCTGACGCTGAACAAGCTCTATGCGTGGAGCCTGGTCGATTATGAGCGTGTCGTCATGATTGATTCCGACAACATCTTCCTCCAGAACACCGACGAGCTCTTCCAGTGTGGACAGTTCTGCGCTGTTTTCATCAACCCATGCTATTTCCACACTGGTCTTTTCGTGCTCCAG CCTTCTATGGATGTATTCAAGGGCATGCTTCATGACCTCGAAATTGGTCGTGACAACTCTGATGGTGCTGACCAAGGATTTCTGGTCGGCTGCTACCCAGACTTGCTTGATAAACCAATGTTTCACCCACCTGAGAATGGCACAAAGCTCAACGGGACTTATCGCCTTCCTCTCGGCTATCAAATGGATGCATCCTACTACT ATCTCAAGCTACATTGGCATGTCCCCTGCGGGCCAAACAGTGTGATCACATTCCCCAGTGCCCCTTGGTTTAAACCTTGGTACTGGTGGTCCTGGCCAATCTTGCCATTGGGTCTTTCCTGGCACAAGCAGCGCTGGGACGATCTTGG GTATGCCGCCGAAATGCCAGTGATCCTGATGGAGGTATTAATGTACATAGTGATAATAGCCCTCACCAGATTAGCAAAACCAGGGATGACAAAACTGTGCTATAACCGGCGGCCTGAGAAGCAAAGTGCCCTGGTTCAGTGGCTGATCAAGTTGACTGCGATCGTGGCTATGGTGGCTGCATATGCCATCCCATTCTTTGTAGTCCCACGCACAGTTCACCCGATCATGGGCTGGTCTATCTACCTCTTTGGTGCACTCGCCTTGTCAGTGGTAGTGATCAATGTTTTCCTGCTCCCGGCGCTTGCTGTGCTCACGACCTGGCTCGCAATTGTCACCATGCTCTTTGTTATGGCATTCCCATGGTATAATGATGGTGTTGTGAGGGCTTTGGCAGTCTTTGGATATGCGTTCTGCTCTGCGCCATTCTTGTG